Part of the Bacteroidota bacterium genome is shown below.
TTATTTTTGATGGGATCAAATTCTTTAAACATAAATGCTTATTTTTTTTGAGAGATTTTTAATTAAGAATGCTTCTGATTTAGCAAAGCCAATGCCAATAGGTGGACATCCGTTATTATGACAAATTTAATCGAAAATTGGCAGAAAAGAATAATGAAATATTAGAAGAGATTATCTAATTAAAGAAACCAATCCGGAATAATTATGTTCACCACTTCCCAGATTGGTTAATGTAACGTAATACATGTACTTCCCTTGTGGTGCAGGATTGTTCTTAAGTGTATTACCATCCCAACCATGAGTTGGATAGTCACTGCTATAATACATTAGTGTATTGTCTAAATCATATATCATAAGTTGAAAATCTTCAAATCCATCAGCCTCTATTCTGAAAACATCGTTCTCTTCGGGGCCTATTGTATTGGTGCTGAATATGGTAGGGATGTATATAAGAATTTCGGGATTGCACTTTATATTATATATAGATGAGTCATTTGCAAAATAAACGACAACTCTGAAGTTTCCAGTATCTCGAAATTTATATTCTGAAATAGTTGTTATGTTTTTCCCAAATGGAGCATTCTCATCATCCCAATAATATCCTGAAGCTTCAGAATCAGTTGCATCAATTATATAATTTTCTCCTAAATTAACAATTAAACCATCCTTAATCTTATATGTTTTTAAAGGTTTTGCAATTTCTCTTACTTCACAATTGCTAAAAAGAAAACAAAATAGGGTGATTGAAATATAAATTAGAAGTTTCTCCATTTTGTCAAATCTTTTTTTGTTTTTCCAAATTGAATTAATAGGCCTAATTGATATTTTGTTTTAATTCCAGCTTTTGAATATGAGGCTGTTAACTGGATATGGTTTGTCATATTTAACCCCCCAGTAATACCATTTTCAAAGAGTGTTGAATTATACGTGTTGAAAGTATACCCTAGCATTATTTTATCAAAGTAACTTATAAGTAAATAGGTTTTTAATAAATAATTATCACTGTTTAGTGACATATCAATTACTGGAGATAGTTTGATTTTCTTAAAAAAGATGAAACTATAATTGGTATATAAGCTTACGTTCCTCTTTTTATAGATAAATAGGTAATCATCATATGTACCTATAATTGGTTTGTTGATGGAGAAAAATGATAAACCAATGTTTAAATCTTTTCTATTCAAGAACAAACCTGTGTTAATTGTATAAAAACTATGAACTTTATAAGCTCCAATAGAATGCCAAGGCTCCATGCTTGCATTAACGAATCCTGCACGTGGTTCAATCATGTCAGACCAAGTATAGTTTACATCTCCTAGTGATTTTTGAAACAAAGATCCACTTAGGCCAATTCTTAAGTTGGTATTACCAAAATCCTTGAGAAGATAAGACAGAGATAAGTTTAGTTCTGAAGATTTATTGATTCCAATTTGTTGAAGGTTTGAATATAAACCGACACCTAAATT
Proteins encoded:
- a CDS encoding type IX secretion system membrane protein PorP/SprF, yielding MYKFFILSFLFFIISSHSYAQKQKDWRKMDKFPDSTVDEDSPDLVVNSTYNFTKNPALAGFEKRNNISIGFNNLSPNWSRAYSGYDNDSLRLFYYDMRFAFDRAFLKKRNLGVGLYSNLQQIGINKSSELNLSLSYLLKDFGNTNLRIGLSGSLFQKSLGDVNYTWSDMIEPRAGFVNASMEPWHSIGAYKVHSFYTINTGLFLNRKDLNIGLSFFSINKPIIGTYDDYLFIYKKRNVSLYTNYSFIFFKKIKLSPVIDMSLNSDNYLLKTYLLISYFDKIMLGYTFNTYNSTLFENGITGGLNMTNHIQLTASYSKAGIKTKYQLGLLIQFGKTKKDLTKWRNF